A stretch of DNA from Halobacillus litoralis:
ATTTTCCATTTATACGCGTGGGTAATCTTGGATGAGTGGGTGTAGATGCATTTCATCAATAACCATATGTTTTGGCGCGAGCGCCATATAAACGACAGCTTCCGCAATATCATGAACCTTGAGCCATTCCGATTTTTCAGGGTCCCCCTGTGTCCCATTTGCAAAATAAGTATCCACCATTCCCGGATTGATCGTACCTGCCCGGATGCCATCTTTTCTCACTTCCTGGGCGAGCGATCCCATAAACCCTTGAACCGCATATTTTGTGGACGTATAAAGGGCCCCGCCTTCTGGAATCGTATATCGAGAAACATCGGAGGCCACCGTAATGATGGTACCGAACTTTTGCGATTTCATGATAGGCAGAACAGCTTTGGTTGCGAGAAATACGCCCTGTACGTTGATATCATACGTCCGACGCCATTCCTCTACTGTCACTTCTTCAATTGGTTTGAAGTCTCCAATACCCGCATTATTAACAAGAATGTCCACCTTGCCGTACGCTTTCTTGGTTCCTTCCACAACCTGGTCAATTTCGTTTTCATCACTTACATCAGCCGTATACGCCAATACATTGGTGTAGCCTTGCTTTTCTAATTCTTCCTTTGTATGATGAATTTCTTCAGAGCTTCCTATGATTGATAAATAGGCCCCTTTTTCAGCGAGTTGGAAAGCTATTTCTTTTCCAATCCCACGAGAAGCTCCTGTCACGATGGCTACTTGTTTGTCCAACACAAAACATTCCTCCCTTACGTTCGTTCTGGCTTTTCTTCTGTATCTAATTTAAATCGAAGATCAAATAAATCCCGGCGTCTGTCACGTATCTGCCGGACAGTTCCTGACTTCCGTTGTCTTCTCAGTGTTTCTAAATCAACATCTCCAACAACGACCGTTTCCACATTCGGATTACATTCACCAATGATTCCATCACGGGCAAATTCGAAATCCGATGGTGTGAAAATGCCTGATTGTGCATATTGGATATCCATATTCTCCACTTGTGTCAGATTTCCTACCGTACCTGCAATAACGGTATAGACCTGGTTTTCCACTGCACGAGCCTGGGCGCAATAACGCACGCGTAAATACCCTTGTCTATCATCTGTACAAAACGGAACGAAGATGATGTTCGCTCCTTGATCGACCGCATAGCGGGCGAGCTCGGGAAACTGGATATCATAACAAATCTGAATCGCAATTTTGCCACAGTCCGTATCAAAAACTTTGACCGCATCTCCAGGCTGAATTCCCCACCAGGTCCGCTCGTTAGGAGTTACGTGAATTTTATATTGTTTTTCTATCGTACCATCGCGTCTGAATAAGTATGATATGTTATAAATTTGCTCTTCTTCCTCCACGAAGTGAGACCCACCTATGACGTTCACATTGTATTTCACAGCAAGGTGCGTGAACATTTCAATATATTCTTCGGTGTATGCACTCAATTTACGAACGGCTTGAGACGGTACTTTTTCTTCTAAGAAGGACATGAGCTGCGTGGTGAAAATTTCGGGAAATACTGCAAAATCAGATCCGTAATCAGCAGCGACATCCACGTAATATTCACATTGCTTCACGAACTCTTCAAAGGAATCAATGTTTTTCATCATATATTGAATGACCATGATTCTTACTGGATGACTCGTCTTGAAATAGCGCTTCGTACGAGCACGATAATCTATATTATTCCATTCCATCAGTGTCGCATACTTTAAAGACTGCTCGTCATCGGGTAGATAATCCGGATTGATCCGCATGACAGTAAAGCCATTCATGATTTGGAAGGTGAGGACAGGATCGTAAATGTTTTGGTTGCGGACTTCCTCCACATATTCACGTGGCGTCATCTCATCTTCATATTTGTGGTAATTCGGTATACGCCCTCCAATGATGATACTCTTCAAATTCAACTCGCGGGCTAATTCTTTCCTTGCTTCATACAGACGCCTTCCTATTTTCATCCCTCTATATTCAGGATGGACCATCACTTCAATTCCATACAAGTTGTATCCGTCTGGATCATGATTCGTTATATACCCTTCATCTGTAATGTCATCCCACGTATGCTTATCATCATATTCATCAAAATTAACGATCAAACTTGAACAACTTCCAATAATTTTCCCATCAAACTCAACAACAAACTGCCCTTCGGCAAAATGCGTCAAGTGGCTCTCCAGATGCTCCCTTTTCCATGGATCCATGTCAGGGAAACAAACTTTTTGTAATCTAAAAATCTGTTCGATATCTTTATCCTGCATGTTTCTAACAATCATTTTCTTTTCATACTGAGTCAGATCAAGCTTTGACATCTTATCTTCCTCTCTTCATCATGATCGTTCAACCATTTTCATCGTACTCAACCTCCATCCTTCTTGTCTAGCTTTTTAAAAAGTTATTCCACTGAATAGGAGGTTTCTTGAAGACTCAGTTTCGAGATGTGTCCGGGGTTCGTTGCCTTGTTGGGCGTTAGGGGTGGTCGGGAAGCTACTCGCTTTCCTGCGGGGATGACGGCAAGCCTCCTCGTGCTACGCACTGCGGGGTCTCGCCAGCCAATCCATTCCCGCGGGAGTCTCGCAGCTTCCCAACCACCCCTTTCGATGTAAGAGAGAAACGAACCCCTGCACCAAGTTGAAAGGTCTCCCACTATCCTGATGTGATTAGTATAAAGCGCTCTATCACAAGCTTTCAGCATGCTGGATGG
This window harbors:
- a CDS encoding GNAT family N-acetyltransferase, which produces MSKLDLTQYEKKMIVRNMQDKDIEQIFRLQKVCFPDMDPWKREHLESHLTHFAEGQFVVEFDGKIIGSCSSLIVNFDEYDDKHTWDDITDEGYITNHDPDGYNLYGIEVMVHPEYRGMKIGRRLYEARKELARELNLKSIIIGGRIPNYHKYEDEMTPREYVEEVRNQNIYDPVLTFQIMNGFTVMRINPDYLPDDEQSLKYATLMEWNNIDYRARTKRYFKTSHPVRIMVIQYMMKNIDSFEEFVKQCEYYVDVAADYGSDFAVFPEIFTTQLMSFLEEKVPSQAVRKLSAYTEEYIEMFTHLAVKYNVNVIGGSHFVEEEEQIYNISYLFRRDGTIEKQYKIHVTPNERTWWGIQPGDAVKVFDTDCGKIAIQICYDIQFPELARYAVDQGANIIFVPFCTDDRQGYLRVRYCAQARAVENQVYTVIAGTVGNLTQVENMDIQYAQSGIFTPSDFEFARDGIIGECNPNVETVVVGDVDLETLRRQRKSGTVRQIRDRRRDLFDLRFKLDTEEKPERT
- a CDS encoding SDR family oxidoreductase; amino-acid sequence: MLDKQVAIVTGASRGIGKEIAFQLAEKGAYLSIIGSSEEIHHTKEELEKQGYTNVLAYTADVSDENEIDQVVEGTKKAYGKVDILVNNAGIGDFKPIEEVTVEEWRRTYDINVQGVFLATKAVLPIMKSQKFGTIITVASDVSRYTIPEGGALYTSTKYAVQGFMGSLAQEVRKDGIRAGTINPGMVDTYFANGTQGDPEKSEWLKVHDIAEAVVYMALAPKHMVIDEMHLHPLIQDYPRV